TTTCAATGGGGCATGCTTGGGGAACGATGGTGGGACTCGGTGCAGAAACATGTCTATGATGTGTCGAATGCAAAAAAATTATTAGACTGGAAAGCATCACACACGCTTGAGGAAGGGTTGTCTCAAACAATTGAATGGTTTCGAGAAAATCATATAGAATATCCGTATAAAAAATAGGATGAGCCAGTATCTTACACATAAGCGAATATCAGTTGTTATTGCGTGTTATAATGAATCAGAGAATATTCTTGCTATGCATGAACGGCTTTGTCGTGCGTTCGAGTACATAACGCCGAATCGGGAAATTATCTATGTTGATAATGCAAGTATTGATAATTCGATGGAATTATATAAAAAACTTTGCGAAAAGGATGCTATGGTATCGGTAATTCTTATGGCTCGTAATTTTGGCAATTCCGACACTTCTTATACGGCAGGTACGGAATATGCATCGGGTGATGCGGTGGTTTGGATAGACGGGGATATTCAGGATCCGCCGGAGTTAATCCCTGAATTTACAAAAAAATGGCTTGAAGGGTATGATGTTGTGTATGGGGTGCGAAGTAAGCGTAAAGTAGGGTTTTTTCTTGGTAAGGCATACAATGCATTTTACAAATTATTTAATCGATATTCCTACATAAAAATGCCATTGTATGCAGGAGATTTTTGCCTTATCGATAGAAAAATAGCCACTATATTAAATTCGTTTCCGGAACGTGACCGTTTTTTGCGCGGACTTCGCGCTTGGGTGGGATTTCGCCAGACGGGCATTGAATATATCCGGGAAGAGCGCACAGGGGGGCGTACGACGCAGAACCTAGGTAGGTATTTTTATGCAGCTAAAAAAGGCATTATTTCATTTTCTTATGCGCCTCTTACGCTTATTTCCAATATTGCATTAGTTGCTATGGCGCTTTCGCTTGTTGCCTTACTAGCATTTCCTTTGCTTGCTATATTCTATCCGGCTCCGCGCGGATTCCTGACACTTTTGGTTACCGTGTTATTTTTAGGGAGTGTGCAATTTTTTATTCTAGC
This genomic interval from Candidatus Ryanbacteria bacterium CG10_big_fil_rev_8_21_14_0_10_43_42 contains the following:
- a CDS encoding glycosyltransferase, whose amino-acid sequence is MSQYLTHKRISVVIACYNESENILAMHERLCRAFEYITPNREIIYVDNASIDNSMELYKKLCEKDAMVSVILMARNFGNSDTSYTAGTEYASGDAVVWIDGDIQDPPELIPEFTKKWLEGYDVVYGVRSKRKVGFFLGKAYNAFYKLFNRYSYIKMPLYAGDFCLIDRKIATILNSFPERDRFLRGLRAWVGFRQTGIEYIREERTGGRTTQNLGRYFYAAKKGIISFSYAPLTLISNIALVAMALSLVALLAFPLLAIFYPAPRGFLTLLVTVLFLGSVQFFILAILGEYLGRVFEEVKQRPRYIIREILNNRQVQSK